The nucleotide window GCATGAAGACTAATTGAACTTCATGCAGATAGAAAAGATGGAGGAAAAAGGTGCCTACAATTAATCAATTGGTAAGAAAAGGGCGAAAAAAAGTTGAGAAGAGCAAAAAGAACAGAGCTCTTGCAGCTTGCCCTCAAAGACGTGGTGTTTGTACTCGTGTGTACACAACCACACCAAAGAAACCTAACTCAGCTCTGAGAAAGGTTGCCAGAGTTCGTTTAACTCACGGCATAGAAGTTACAGTTTATATTCCTGGAGAAGGT belongs to Candidatus Cloacimonadota bacterium and includes:
- the rpsL gene encoding 30S ribosomal protein S12, translated to MPTINQLVRKGRKKVEKSKKNRALAACPQRRGVCTRVYTTTPKKPNSALRKVARVRLTHGIEVTVYIPGEGHNLQEHSIVLVRGGRVKDLPGVRYHIVRGALDTAGVDNRTRSRSKYGTKRPK